TCCACTGAGAGGCTGCTCCCAAAGTTGGTGTTTGGAGACCACTCCCTGCAGTGCATGGGGTactatgaagtgccagggatcaaacctgggcctcttgcatgcagagcatgagctctagccctttgagctctcttcctgTCCCTAGCATAGGTACTGTTTTAATGCCCATTTTATAGGTAAAGATAAAGGGAAACAAAGCACTGAACATTAAATTTCTACTCTAGAACTAAGGTCACTTAACTACTAGGTGAAAGAGCTAGGAGTTGCACCAGGCAGTCTAACACAAGAATTTTGTCACTGATTCTTGTATGCACTGTCACCTTGATTTTATTATACTATTTTGTCTTCTATTGGAGGCTAAACTGCGTTTCCTTTTTTGTCTCTGGAACCTTAGAGAGACTTACATGACTTACAATaggaacttaaattttttttttaaagcattgccAAAGGTTCATTTAAAAAGACCAAAGTCTTTACTTCTACCTCATCTCCTGTCCAGGTCTCTCCCCTCTTAATGCGCTGTCTGTGTGAActatatttcaacaccacttgGTCTTTAGTCTAGTCTGGCTTTCCCTTTTCTAGGTTATCTCCATGTCTTAATCCAATGAATGAACTTGTTCTCTTAGCTGTGTTTGTGGCTAATGACTATTcttcttgtgttttcttttatctttttctttttctttttttctttttgggtcatgcctgacaatgcacaggggttactcctggctctgcactcaggaattaatcctggcggtgctcgggggaccatatggaatgctgggaatcaaacccgggttggtcaagtgcaaggcaaatgtcctacctgctatgctatcactccagtcccttattttttcttttgtcctaTATCTTTGATTGTTTCTTTAACTCATTTATGGGTTCATGCTTGACCATTTGCCGTTAGGGTTCTCTTTGTTTGGTCCTATGCCTTAATTATTTTCTAGGGGAGTTGGTACCTCCCTTCAGCTCTAACTGTGGATAGATGTTACCCAAATTAATGTTTATGCCTGAGGTCTTATCTCCAAGCTTCCAGCCtggatatttaatttttacatgattCTTAGTTGGTGCAACTTTTCCAAAGTCAGATTTTTGATTTTCTATTCTCCAATCTTAGTTACCCTGTTCTCATGATTATTCTAgtgtttttgattgttttttttggtcacaccaaacagtgctcagggcttactcttggatttgtgctcagggactattggtggtgttggggagtgagtcagggttgggcacatgcaaggaaagtgccttaacctctgtgtatctctctggccactgttCTTCCCATTTTGTTAGAACTGGAAGATTAGAATCCATTCCTGATACTTTCCTCTCCTTCTATCAGTCTGTTATAAGATCTACAAATTCTCCAAAATAATTATTACATGTCACTGCCCTGTACAAAAGTTCTTATCACTCAGTTTTACACAAGGCTTTAATTGTTCCTTTGGAtctttttgcttttgtctctttctttccccgTGTAGCATCTAGAGGGATCATTTTAAATACACGGTGCTGTCTTTCCCATGCCCTTTAAATCCTTTATGACTATCCATTGTTTGCAAGGAGAAAGTATCCTGCATTCAACTTACGATGCACTATACATCCTAGGTTCTGCCAGTGCCAGCCCTCATCTTATCCTTGAACCCTCTCTTTTACCTCTGGGACTTTTGTTCGTATTTGGTCATGCTAACACCGTGAGCTTAGGTGTCTTTTGCATTCTTAGGTCTTTTTTTGGTGGGCTGATTTATTACAGAATCGCTTTCCTTTGTATAATACTGTCACATTTGCAATTTTATATGTACCCAAAGTAATTGATTATTTGTTAAGTTGTGTGTTTCCAGTAGACAGTTGTATTAATCATTGACAGCAGTTTTGTTCATAGTTATATCGCCACTACCTAATCtttaataataatcaaaatattgcAAGATAAAGCACTTAACATTTAGTAAGATtaatagaaaatgaaatcatttaataTTTCTGGGACAATGATAAAACTGATAacagggaccggagcaatagtcccTGGAaaggtgccttgcatgcacctgacctgggttcaattcctggcactccagcTGCTCCccgagccctgcaaggagtgatgtctgaacacagagccaggagtaaaccctgagctctgctaggtgtgacccaaaacacaataaGAGGAcaaaataataaccaaaatattCATGGTGTCGTCACATAGCAAATTTTATAGGAAAGGCCGTATCTTCTGTCCCTTTCctataaattttatctttaaccaAAGGGGAGAAAAATGTGTTCTCAGAGATGTTCATTATGGAATTATCTATTACTGAGAAATGGACACATTTCCTATACATCCAGTAATGACAAATCTAAACATTACAGTgtctgaagaaaaatattttcagtataaacaaccaaaaaagaatagaaagctAGGTTAATGTTCCATTTGCAACAGGGTTGACATAACTATAAATTTGGACAGAATCAAAAGATGTGCATTGAGGTTtatgaatgttttcatttttaattgcgTATTATTTTGTGATTTAAGGGGTTTATGTTCTTAGAGCTACATATTTTGTTAGAGACACTTTAATGactggttcttttctttttagtatgGACCTGTTTTTAGTTTTACTATGGTGGGCAAGACGTTTACTTACCTTCTGGGGAGTGATGCCGCTGCACTGTTTTTTAATAGTAAGAATGAAGACCTGAATGCCGAGGATGTTTACGGCCATCTGACAACACCTGTGTTTGGGAAGGGCGTCGCCTATGATGTACCAAATCCAGTAGGTGGTATTATCTTGAAGAAAGACAAATCTCTTTATAAATCAGATAATTATGActagtagtatatatatatatatatatttaaatataacaatTTGTTCTTTGATTAAGaatttgaaggggaaaaaaaagattctgaagAAGGGTTTGGGTAGAAttaggccctgggttccattttTGATATCTAAccgcctccccagcccttcccctgcaaTGCACAAAGAAATTTGGAGAATCACAAGATAGTATTGAGGAGGAGGAAACCCGCACACAGCTAGCTGATAGGTATTTAGTTAGTTGCTGACCCAGCAACTTTAgaggacttcttttttttgttttttttttttgtttgtttgttttggttttttaggttatacccggcaatgcacaatgcacaggggttactcctggctttgcactcaggaatttctcctggcggtgttcgggggaccatctgggatgctgagaattgaacccgggccagcttcgtgtaaggccttacctgctgtgcttttgctccagcccctctagagaACTTTACAGAACTCTTTGTACAGGAAAGAGAATTAATAATAACTTAGCAGATTATGATTTTTAAGTGCATGACTTAAAAGCCCAATATTTCATTAGGAGAATTTCCTACCTTCCTgcctgcctgaaattctatcataaGTGTTCTTCTGGGTTTGAAGATTGCTGTCTTCAGAACTTTGTGTCATTTCTTCTGACTATAAAAACaaagggccagtgagatagtgcaGGAGATTCCTGGCATTACATCATTCTCCGAGTACCACTGGGATTGATCTGTGAGCACTGAGATAGTAGTAGGCCACGAGCCTGGcctaaatcaaacaaaaaactccaatgAAGTGAAAAGTGCTACAAGTAATGTAACAAGTCAGATAATTGATTGTTTTTTGGTGAGGGCTTTGGCTTTGAACTCCCAAACCAGTTAAGAAACAGTAGATAAGTACAACAGATAAGACATAGTTGTatttggagggaaggagagttGTGGCAGAGTATATGGGTTTCTTCTAAGTCCTGATAAATCCCACTGCTCAGATATAGCTACTCATTTCTCATAGAGCTTCTCTGCTTCCTAAAATAGAGACCATAGGATTCAAGTCACTAGTTGTCTTCATATgaacttattttattgaaacaagaTTATACGTTAATTGAAATCTTAGAGGTTATAGTAGAATGAGAAtttgttggggaaaaaaataggagactatgtgaaggaaaatgaaaatcacctGGAATTGTAATGAAGTTTTTGGCGATAGTGTTGGTGGCTGGGTTAGGCTGAAAGATTAGAAAgtgaaaaaagaggggctggagtgatagcacagcggaggatagggcgtttgctttgcactcaaccaatctgggttcaattcccagcatcccatatggtcccctgaacaccgccaggagaaattcctaagtgcagagcgaggagtaacctttgagcattgccaggtgtaacctttgagcattgccaggtgtgacccaaaaaacgaaaaaaagaaaaaatggaaaaaggaggaaaaaggaaTCCTGGAGGCAGGAGTGGGAGGAAGGCACATAAGAAAGAAGGCAGAAGTTGGGGCTCTTAATCATTTCTCTAGGGTCCGGGTAGGATGTGTCTTCCGCATGTTACTACTGGTGGATGCTTGAATGTTTCCCACATgtgataaagatttaaaaatcctTTAACTCATGAACagtttgtaactgtctcatggtgacttaattaaaaattaaaaaatgaaaataaaaatcctttaactttttttttaaatcctttaactttttattttcacattttcaaaagttggttttctttttagagAATGGTAATTAATAACTCAGTGGGTCCAACAAAACCCATTGAGGtaaaacaaaattgtattttaatacttaatttttatttttttttaaggttttcttagagcagaagaaaatattaaaaagtggcCTCAACATAGCCCATTTTAAACAGCATGTTCCTATAATtgagaaagaaacaatggagtACTTTAAAAGTTGGGGGGAAAGTGGAGAAAAAGGTAAGCAAAATATTCTGGTTttgtatttgttctgtttttttcacttttctgtgattagaaatttaagaatatgtgtgtgttatatataAACTAAACTACAAGATACTGTAAAAGCACcttagactgagaaaggaaaatgtTACTATTTCCATGGAATTAAAAGAACCTGAGAAGTGATTCTTGTTTCTTGCTTAGTACTACATGCCTATTAAAGTTTACTTAtacaaaaatagagaaattatttcagattaaattttgaagtaaaataaatgtgaaacATTGCAGGGCTATTTTAAGATTATacataaattggggctggagggataggtaggcagtagggcgtttgccttgcacgaggccaacccgggttcaaatcccagcatcccatatggtcccctgagcaccgccaggggtaattcctgagtgcagaggcaggagtaacccctatgcattgctgggtatgacccaaaaagaaaaaaaaaaagattatacataAATTTTCCCTCCCAACGGGCAAGTGAAGGCCAAATTTATTCACATATGTAATACTCTATCGAATATTATGGTAGCGTTTTACTCCATGAAAAAGACAATTTATTAAGGTGTGGCTTATTcttaataaaagttaaatttcagccattttcaatagaaatattttatttttatttattttggttatttatttattttggctttttgcgtcacatctagcaatactcaggggttactcctggctctgcactcaggaattactcctggctgtgcacggagagaccatatgggatggattggccacatgcagggcaaatgccctacctggtgtactatcactctggcccctgaatagaaatcttttaaaatagagagcctggcaagctacccatggtgtctttgatatgccaaaaacagtaacaacaagtctcacaatggagacgttactggtgcctgctggagcaaatcgatgagcaatgggatgacagtgaaagtgacagtgatattatcttTAGATAGCTTTTGAATATTTCTGTGAATCCAGTCTTTATATTGGACTTCATTAGGTGGTGTTTTTATAGTCTGTTGCCATCTCCATATTAGGAAACAGCCTGGGAGCTAAGACCTCTGGATCTTCAGCTTTCATGAAAGGTCTAGAAATTTGATATAAGTTGTTATTAATCTCATTCCTcccattgttgttgttgtcatggAAGGTCTCACACCTGACTGTGGTGCTCAGTTTTTAGTTGCATTGCCCCCTAGGGTCACACACTTTAGATGTGGGTGCACACACTTTGCTGTGTCAGCTAGCCCGGCCAAAAATCAAACTCCCAGCTCATGCCTACAAAGCAGCACTCTAACATGGAGCTATTGCTGACCTCTGATTTTATTCACTCCACCTAATATTGATGTGAAACATAATTCTTACCATAGAAGAAGCTGAGGTAAAACTTGATAATAAATTCAAACCAATGAGACATAATTATAGCACCAAGAACAAAAAGTacttgctggattttttttttccccccattggtAAATCATTTTGAAAGCCAAATAATAATTTGAAGTTCATTTAGTGACCAGAGTGTTAAAAAGTAGAgcattgatttaatattttttatttatttgttaatttatttgacttttaggCCATATTCTGCACTTGtagggggctattcctggctcactgTTTGGGGTTTGTTCCTCGCTCTGTGTGGAGGAGCTAAGATTTACTTTCTGTGCGTCATTCTTACTGCTAAACTTTTATAGTCTTTACTGAAATAATGCAATTGTTAATTTGATATGGTAAATCTGCTTGAAACATAgatcaaaaattttaattgttggggccggagcgatagcacagcgggtagggcgttcgccttgcacgcggcagacctgggttcgatccccggcatcccatatgggtcccccaagcaccgccaggagtaattcctgagtgcaaagccaggagtaacccctgagcatcgctgggtgtgacccaaaaagcaaaaaataaaataaattaaaaaaaaaaaaaagaaattgtctttCTTACACCACAACATTCTAGACACACAACtccactacaaaaataaaattcattataaaaaaaaaattttaattgttaagAAAGTGAGTATTTGGAATCACACCCACTGTATAGAGAATTGAACCAAGGCCTCCTGCATACAGATCATGTGTTCCTCTGTGTTGAGATATCTCTGACTctgaatagttttaaaaaaaattaaattaatttttgggcCTCataggcagtgctctgggggccagttCATGCAATACTAAGCCACCGGGCtgggtggttcagtggtagagtgagGGGCTGCATCACTGCTCAGGTTCAGTGATGCTGTCAGCTGCTTGGGTTTATACCCAGTGTTTCTCTGCGGGGAGGgtcattttgaattttgaaaaattattccttcctccctttttttcttttttgcttttgtgatgACTCTAGTTCACACATTTCTGTGCTTCAGTTATCTCTGGGATTGACATTGAGTGTGTGGGGTGGTACCAAGATTTGAACTTAAATAACATGCTGTACATAATGTTGTATCACTAGAGCTGCTGCCCTCCAGCCTATAaacttttggggggccatacctggttttgctcagggcttacttctggctgtgtgcccAGCGCTCCCTCCTGGTGATCCCTGGGGGACTACATACAGTGCCAGAGTTTGAACTAGggtcggccttatgcaaggcaagcaccccaaccCTTGTATGATCCCTCCAATCTCATTATAGGTTCTTTTGATGGTGTGAACAGGATCTTTGTACTTGAGTGTTTATCCAGTTTTTCTCTGCTATGTTTTTGTATCTCtaagaaaacattattatttaagtttttcttttttttaatctagattTGTTTGAAGCTCTTTCTGAGCTTATAATTTTGACAGCTAGTCATTGTTTACATGGAAAGGAAATCAGAAGTCAACTCAATGAGAAGATGGCACAACTGTATACGGATTTGGATGGAGGTTTCAGCCATGCAGCCTGGCTACTGCCAGGTTGGCTCCCTTTGCCTAGTTTCAGGTATGGAGAAGGAAACTAAGCTCGATTTATTTAACTGTACTGATACATTAATAAAGGTAAAAAACATAAAGTGGAGGTTTGTGAATGCTCATTAGTCTCTATTCAAAGCAGGTATTTTTAATATAGTGAACTCAGTTAAAAATGATACTTCagtttattaaaaagtaatttatttcataccattaaataatatatttcttctgTTCTTAGTATTGCTGCTGATCCTTAAGAATAGTATTAAAAATGAAGCAGGACAGGAATTTTTATGAAAGGGCATGATTAGAGGGGGTAGATAGTGAGATTATTGGCTCCCCTGCACAGTGGCTGTGATTTCTATGCAGCTGCCCATGAATGAAGGCTATTATATCTGCCTACAAGAGGATAAAGTGAATAGTTCGCTATAGCACACTAACATTGAACCTGTAATTATAGATTAAAGTAGAGCAAGCTCTCTACTTTAAAGCTTACAGATTCAGAGTCTGTTTGCTCCTTACTAGTATTTTTGTGCCCTCCAAAACTATGTTATTTTGCAGGTTAAAAAgtagaatggaatactatatgagTTAGTCAATATCCTAGATTTCAGTAATTCTAAATGCTGTTTAGTCAAACCTTAAATCTTGGATAAGAGCCACAGTGACTCCTGCTCCAGTAATTTGGTTAAAATTGGAATTTCATGGTTAATTTAAGAGTATTCTATTTTCTGGTGAActggaaaatgattttaaagagaGTCATTTGTGTTTTTTCTAGACTGTTAATTAGAATACAGGAAAGAATCAAgatgtttatatatgtttatatatgtagatatatatatactacatatacacacatattttcaaaatcatttgTTATTAAAGATTGTTTTATGCCATAtcctattttcaaataaatttgatgCTTAGAAGcattgttttaactttttaaataattttatctaattCTAGGCGCAGAGATAGAGCTCATCGAAAGATCAAGAATATTTTCCACAAGGCAATTCAGAAACGCAGAAATTCCCAAGAAAAAATAGATGACATCCTCCAAACTTTACTCGAGTCTACTTACAAGTAAGATCTATTCAGATCAATATTAAGGTGAAACCATAAATTACACATTAGAatatagataaataatatttctcGTTAATAAGTAATGATACTAGAAAATTAATaatctttggaattttttttggggggagcataGTTTGGgctactcaggggctacttctggctctctgctgggGATAGACAAGTACCTTGACTTTTATATCTCTCTTCAATTTCTAATCttaagttgtttctttttttttttttaagggaatgaGATAGAAGTTAGATACTGGGCCTTAGTAAAATCCTGTTGATGGAGTGATGAAAAGTGTTAtaataaactacaaaaaaaaaattgtaacaaaaaTATCTTTGTCTCTTTTCCCTAATGGGAAATGAATTATATGACTTGTGATGGCCAAGGAGATGAGAGCATTATGCCTAAGAGATTTTCTCATTAAGAATCCTTAAATGttgggggctggtgtgatagcacagcaggtagggcgtttgccttgcacgcgggctgacccgggttcaattcccagcatcccatatggtcccctgagcatcgtcaggggtgattactgagtgcagagccaggagtaacctctgtgcatcgtcaggtgtgacccaaaaagcaaaaaaaaaaaaaaaacaaaaaaaaaaacccttacatGTTGAGGATGAAAGACATCTGCCAAAATGTTAATGTGGGTGTGTTCATTCTGCAGAGATGGGCGTCCTTTAACAGATGATGAAATATCGGGCATGCTTATAGGACTGCTCCTGGCAGGACAACATACCTCCTCAACTACTGGTACCTGGTTGGCCTTCTTTTTGGCCAGAGACAAAGCACTTCAAGAAAAATGTTATATAGAACAGAAAACAGTTTGTGGAGAGGACCTGCCTCCTTTATCTTATGACCAGGTTTGTAGATCTTTAGTATCATTATTACCTCAAGACACTTAGTATCAGTGGTTAATTTGTACAAAGAAATCGTTTATATAGTATTAATTCTTAGATTAATTTGACtagttatttcatttttagaaaattgtcCGTAAGCCATCCTGAAACA
The nucleotide sequence above comes from Sorex araneus isolate mSorAra2 chromosome 1, mSorAra2.pri, whole genome shotgun sequence. Encoded proteins:
- the LOC101554364 gene encoding lanosterol 14-alpha demethylase isoform X1; this translates as MVLLGLLQAGGSVLGQAMEQVTGGNLLSMLLLACAFTLSLVYLFRLAVGHLAPLPAGAKIPPYISSPIPFLGHAIAFGKSPIEFLENAYEKYGPVFSFTMVGKTFTYLLGSDAAALFFNSKNEDLNAEDVYGHLTTPVFGKGVAYDVPNPVFLEQKKILKSGLNIAHFKQHVPIIEKETMEYFKSWGESGEKDLFEALSELIILTASHCLHGKEIRSQLNEKMAQLYTDLDGGFSHAAWLLPGWLPLPSFRRRDRAHRKIKNIFHKAIQKRRNSQEKIDDILQTLLESTYKDGRPLTDDEISGMLIGLLLAGQHTSSTTGTWLAFFLARDKALQEKCYIEQKTVCGEDLPPLSYDQLKDLNLLDRCIKETLRLRPPIMTMMRLVKTPQTVAGYTIPPGHQVCVSPTVNQRLKDSWIERLDYNPDRYLQENNPASKEKFAYVPFGAGRHRCIGENFAYVQIKTILSTMLRLYEFDLINGYFPTVNYTTMIHTPTHPVIQYKRRSK
- the LOC101554364 gene encoding lanosterol 14-alpha demethylase isoform X2, which codes for MVGKTFTYLLGSDAAALFFNSKNEDLNAEDVYGHLTTPVFGKGVAYDVPNPVFLEQKKILKSGLNIAHFKQHVPIIEKETMEYFKSWGESGEKDLFEALSELIILTASHCLHGKEIRSQLNEKMAQLYTDLDGGFSHAAWLLPGWLPLPSFRRRDRAHRKIKNIFHKAIQKRRNSQEKIDDILQTLLESTYKDGRPLTDDEISGMLIGLLLAGQHTSSTTGTWLAFFLARDKALQEKCYIEQKTVCGEDLPPLSYDQLKDLNLLDRCIKETLRLRPPIMTMMRLVKTPQTVAGYTIPPGHQVCVSPTVNQRLKDSWIERLDYNPDRYLQENNPASKEKFAYVPFGAGRHRCIGENFAYVQIKTILSTMLRLYEFDLINGYFPTVNYTTMIHTPTHPVIQYKRRSK